The sequence TCATGGGATCTGTATTTATAAGCTCCTTGAAGATCTCGGGAGAGAAGCTTGGAATCCCCTTGAAAATGAGCTTTTCTCCCTCGGTTAAGGTATCCCCTATCTTGAAATTTCCCGTGTCATAAAGCCCCACCACGTCACCCGGATAAGCCTCCTCGACAAGGTTTTTCTCCTGCGCCATAAAGGTTGCGGGACTTGAAAAACGGAAGCTCTTATCGAGCCTAACGTGATGGAAAAACTTATTCCTTTCAAACTTGCCCGAGCAGATCCTGAGGAAAGCAATCCTGTCGCGGTGCTTGGGATCCAGATTAGCATGAATCTTAAAGACAAAACCTGAGAACTGCTCCTCAAGAGGGTCTATCATACGGCGGTCTGTTTCCCTTCCCCTTGGCGTCGGGGTAACTTCAATGCAGGTATCCAGCAGCTCTTTAACGCCGAAGTTATTTATTGCGCTTCCGAAGAAAACCGGTGCAAGTTCGCCTTCTAAATACTTCTGCCGGTCAAAAGCGTCGTAAACCCCTTCAATTAAGGCAACATCTTCCTTGAGCTGCAAAAGGGGGTCACTCCCAAGCTTTTCTTCCAGCAGTTCGTCATCCAGGTCCTGAACAACAAGCAGGTCCTCATCAAGCTTTGTCTTATTCGGGCGGAAGATATTAAAGCTTTTGTCGTAGAGGTTATATACCCCCTTGAACCTAAGCCCCCTGCCGACAGGCCAGCTTAAAGGGCGGACCCTGATTGAGAGCTTTTCTTCCAGTTCATCTAAAAGTTCAAAAGGATCACGCCCCTCGCGGTCGAGCTTGTTTATAAAAATAATAACCGGTGTTTTTCTCATGCGGCAGACTTCCATGAGCCTTTCGGTCTGAGGCTCAACACCCTTTACGCAGTCCACAACAAGAATGACGCTGTCTACTGCCGTAAGGGTTCTGTAGGTATCCTCGGCAAAATCCTTATGCCCCGGCGTATCGAGCAGGTTAATGCGGATGTCGTTATAATCAAATGACATTACGGATGTAGCAACAGAAATGCCTCTCTGGCGTTCAATTTCCATAAAGTCGCTCGTTGCGCTTTTTTTAATCTTATTTGACTTAACAGCCCCCGCG is a genomic window of Ignavibacteria bacterium containing:
- a CDS encoding peptide chain release factor 3, whose protein sequence is MSIQKEINKRRTLAIISHPDAGKTTLTEKFLLFGGAIQTAGAVKSNKIKKSATSDFMEIERQRGISVATSVMSFDYNDIRINLLDTPGHKDFAEDTYRTLTAVDSVILVVDCVKGVEPQTERLMEVCRMRKTPVIIFINKLDREGRDPFELLDELEEKLSIRVRPLSWPVGRGLRFKGVYNLYDKSFNIFRPNKTKLDEDLLVVQDLDDELLEEKLGSDPLLQLKEDVALIEGVYDAFDRQKYLEGELAPVFFGSAINNFGVKELLDTCIEVTPTPRGRETDRRMIDPLEEQFSGFVFKIHANLDPKHRDRIAFLRICSGKFERNKFFHHVRLDKSFRFSSPATFMAQEKNLVEEAYPGDVVGLYDTGNFKIGDTLTEGEKLIFKGIPSFSPEIFKELINTDPMKTKQLEKGTQQLTDEGVAQLFVQQLVNRKIVGTVGELQFDVIQYRLLHEYGASCRFRPLNFYKACWITSDDEKKIEDFIRYKPDNIAQDKDGNLVYFAESEWLLNKAIENNPDIRFHFNSEFKVN